In Nicotiana tabacum cultivar K326 chromosome 19, ASM71507v2, whole genome shotgun sequence, one DNA window encodes the following:
- the LOC107765494 gene encoding uncharacterized protein LOC107765494 has protein sequence MDSLVINSAYRALPLNLPNSNITSFNLSSFCFFRFKKPKKLKASPVTVSSLNPPNPNSQWQNQSSYLKPFSLLLPIFKKVKDFAAKASKNKSFFKGGSGPENVPEKLSGNLLQNGSFGMALLSITSTAKVKISPFVATLAANPTFVSGFIAWLVAQSMKVFLNFYVERKWDFRIMFASGGMPSSHTALCTALTTSVAICHGVADSLFPVCLGFSLIVMYDAIGVRRHAGMQAEVLNLIVEDLFQGHPISQRKLKELLGHTPSQVFAGALLGIVVAWMCCQGCLISI, from the exons ATGGATTCTCTCGTAATAAACTCCGCGTACAGAGCCCTCCCTCTTAACCTTCCTAACTCTAACATCACTTCTTTCAATCTTTCCTCTTTCTGTTTTTTCAGATTCAAAAAACCCAAGAAATTGAAAGCATCTCCAGTTACTGTTTCATCCTTAAACCCCCCAAACCCCAATTCACAATGGCAAAATCAGAGCTCATACTTAAAACCCTTTTCACTTCTTCTCCCGATTTTCAAGAAAGTCAAAGACTTTGCAGCAAAGGCCTCAAAGAACAAATCTTTTTTTAAAGGCGGTAGTGGCCCTGAGAATGTTCCAGAGAAGCTTAGCGGAAATCTGTTGCAAAATGGAAGCTTTGGAATGGCTCTTTTGAGTATAACTTCAACAGCAAAGGTGAAAATAAGTCCATTTGTAGCTACATTAGCTGCTAACCCAACGTTTGTTTCGGGGTTTATAGCTTGGTTGGTGGCACAGTCGATGAAAGTCTTTTTGAATTTCTATGTGGAGAGAAAATGGGACTTTAGGATTATGTTTGCATCTGGAGGAATGCCTTCTTCCCATACAGCTTTGTGTACGGCATTGACAACCTCAGTTGCTATTTGTCATGGTGTTGCTGACTCATTATTTCCCGTTTGTTTGGGGTTTAGTTTAATTGTGATGTATGATGCTATTGGTGTGAGACGGCATGCTGGGATGCAAGCAGAG GTTCTCAATCTGATCGTTGAGGACTTATTCCAAGGGCATCCCATCAGTCAAAGAAAGCTAAAAGAACTTCTCGGCCACACCCCATCCCAGGTTTTCGCTGGGGCTTTACTGGGTATTGTAGTTGCTTGGATGTGCTGTCAAGGCTGTTTAATTTCAATCTGA